One stretch of Halapricum desulfuricans DNA includes these proteins:
- a CDS encoding HAD family hydrolase: protein MTSRAVVFDLDGTLAVPDRDRRTLLAEAIEATDAPPLSRSDYLDAHGRVVAGETRTPIFEQLLTDDDPSPDAVARAYREAVNDALEPVDGVETLLEDLTDGLGYRVGVLTDGPSRAQRSKLDRLGWRERFDATLVTGELDTRKPDPMAFEAITDRLGVDPDRAIYVGDDPERDVAGAAAAGLDAVQVLYDDGPEAHPDAAAVVERDALETGLTTVLSSCCRP from the coding sequence ATGACCTCACGTGCGGTCGTGTTCGACCTCGACGGGACGCTCGCGGTCCCGGACCGTGACCGGCGGACGTTGCTCGCCGAGGCGATCGAGGCGACCGACGCACCGCCGCTCTCTCGCTCGGACTACCTCGACGCCCACGGACGGGTCGTGGCCGGCGAGACGCGCACGCCGATTTTCGAACAGTTGCTGACCGACGACGACCCGTCGCCGGACGCGGTCGCCCGCGCCTATCGCGAGGCCGTCAACGACGCGCTCGAGCCCGTCGACGGCGTCGAGACGCTGCTCGAAGACCTCACCGACGGACTGGGGTATCGCGTCGGCGTCCTCACCGACGGGCCGTCGCGGGCCCAGCGGAGCAAGCTCGATCGGCTCGGCTGGAGAGAGCGTTTCGACGCGACGCTCGTCACCGGCGAACTCGATACGCGAAAACCCGATCCGATGGCGTTCGAGGCGATTACGGACCGTCTCGGCGTCGATCCTGACCGGGCGATCTACGTCGGTGACGACCCCGAGCGCGACGTCGCCGGAGCCGCGGCCGCCGGTCTCGACGCCGTGCAGGTCCTCTACGACGACGGTCCCGAAGCCCATCCCGATGCGGCCGCTGTCGTCGAACGCGACGCGCTCGAGACCGGTCTGACGACAGTACTGTCGTCCTGTTGTCGGCCGTAG
- the hisD gene encoding histidinol dehydrogenase, giving the protein MDVQSVSELDPAERRALFERDAGLEEIRDDVAEIVHRVREEGDVALREYCRKFDDVEVGNFDITDEAERAYESIDDDVREAIETAADNIREFHEHQVREDWSYETEGRELGRRFYPLDSAGVYAPGGTAAYPSSALMGIVPATVAGVDHVVAVTPPAEQINPVTLAAIHAGGADAVYQVGGAQAIGAMAYGTESIDSVDVIVGPGNRWVTAAKAEVRGDVKIDMLAGPSEVLVLADGTADPERLGAEMIAQAEHDPHAAVVTVTDDVDLAEAVVEEIDAQAGEREREDIIREALANEASGVFVARSMSEAALFADQFAPEHIYVEADDEDALLDRIENYGSAFLGPHSPVAAGDYASGTNHVLPTDAQARLASGLSVDTFVRSATVQRLSEDGLAELRETITTLADREGLEAHAHSVDVRFDE; this is encoded by the coding sequence ATGGACGTACAGTCCGTCTCCGAACTCGATCCGGCGGAGCGACGCGCCCTGTTCGAACGCGATGCGGGGCTCGAAGAGATCCGCGACGACGTCGCGGAGATCGTCCATCGCGTGCGCGAAGAGGGCGATGTCGCGCTCCGGGAGTACTGTCGGAAGTTCGACGATGTCGAGGTGGGCAACTTCGACATCACGGACGAGGCCGAGCGGGCCTACGAGTCGATCGACGACGACGTCCGTGAGGCAATCGAGACTGCCGCCGACAACATCCGGGAGTTCCACGAGCATCAGGTCCGCGAGGACTGGTCCTACGAGACCGAGGGTCGGGAACTCGGCCGCCGGTTCTACCCGCTCGACAGCGCGGGCGTCTACGCGCCGGGCGGCACGGCCGCCTACCCCTCGAGCGCGCTCATGGGGATCGTCCCCGCGACGGTCGCCGGCGTCGACCACGTCGTCGCCGTGACGCCGCCGGCCGAGCAGATCAACCCGGTCACGCTCGCGGCGATCCACGCCGGCGGCGCCGACGCCGTCTATCAGGTGGGCGGCGCACAGGCGATCGGCGCGATGGCCTACGGGACCGAGTCGATTGACAGCGTCGACGTCATCGTCGGCCCCGGCAACCGGTGGGTGACGGCCGCCAAAGCCGAAGTCCGCGGCGACGTGAAAATCGATATGCTCGCCGGCCCGAGCGAGGTGCTGGTACTTGCGGACGGGACGGCCGATCCCGAACGACTGGGCGCGGAGATGATCGCACAGGCCGAACACGACCCCCACGCCGCCGTCGTGACGGTCACCGACGACGTGGACCTCGCGGAGGCCGTCGTCGAGGAGATCGACGCACAGGCCGGCGAGCGCGAGCGCGAGGACATCATCCGCGAGGCGCTGGCAAACGAAGCAAGCGGCGTGTTCGTCGCGCGCTCGATGAGCGAGGCGGCGCTCTTTGCCGACCAGTTTGCCCCCGAGCACATCTACGTCGAGGCCGACGACGAGGACGCCCTGCTCGATCGGATCGAGAACTACGGCAGCGCCTTCCTCGGGCCGCACTCGCCGGTCGCCGCCGGTGACTACGCCAGCGGGACGAACCACGTGCTCCCGACCGACGCGCAGGCACGGCTCGCCAGCGGGCTGTCGGTCGATACGTTCGTCCGCTCGGCGACCGTCCAGCGGCTCTCCGAAGACGGACTGGCCGAACTCCGGGAGACGATCACGACGCTCGCCGACCGGGAAGGTCTCGAAGCCCACGCCCACAGCGTCGACGTTC
- a CDS encoding sensor histidine kinase, with translation MTPAFVRRRLGAKFLVALLLVAVLISVIGFATYVEIQGTIQEEATDELEMTGQLRAQSVSQWVAGTRAQTALVADPQLAPNETALNASLSAAKAGGGSAIIDIHYVDTDRNTVLASTNDDYERRGLDDDESDRSSSDEVGSNWIDPLARLGEDSDAVTFSRRSYTVGGDRAIALVSRVTENSAVVVVSRFVPTFDDSDIRTTLVTAEGNRVATTDAAREFERTDAFTAAVEAGTSRTIEAGGEVRTYVPVEGTDWIAVSTAPKDDLYSVSATVGRNVLLLAVTALASLAAVGFILGRNTVVPLVALKEHVRAIESGSLDADLETAREDEIGQLFGAFDNMRDALEVQFREARQARHEAESSRREMERQNRRLDQFASTLSHDLRNPLAVARGHVELLRTKLDDSQGELLEHVEKIDGAHGRIDSIIDDVLTLTRKGESVEETERFELEDAAREGWGNVDSRDATLRVEDSIAIEGDRSRLLRALENLFRNSIDHVGPEVTVTVGLTEDGFYVEDDGPGIPDEEMDAIFEYGHTNSEDGTGIGLSIVKTIAEAHGWSVWVDGTSGRGARFVFSDVFATEERLFEESAFTWEHARADDD, from the coding sequence GTGACACCCGCGTTCGTCCGTCGTCGTCTCGGGGCGAAGTTCCTCGTCGCGCTGTTGCTCGTCGCCGTTCTCATCAGTGTCATCGGATTCGCCACGTACGTCGAGATTCAGGGGACGATACAGGAGGAGGCGACGGACGAACTCGAAATGACCGGCCAGTTGCGCGCCCAGAGCGTCAGTCAGTGGGTGGCTGGCACGCGGGCTCAGACAGCACTGGTCGCAGACCCACAGCTGGCCCCGAACGAAACGGCGCTCAACGCCTCCCTCTCGGCGGCGAAAGCCGGTGGCGGGAGCGCGATCATCGACATCCATTACGTCGATACCGATCGGAACACTGTCCTCGCAAGTACGAACGACGACTACGAGAGGCGGGGGCTGGACGATGACGAATCTGACAGGTCATCGAGCGACGAAGTCGGGTCGAACTGGATCGATCCCCTGGCTCGGCTGGGCGAGGACTCGGACGCGGTCACGTTTTCGAGACGGTCCTATACCGTCGGCGGTGACCGGGCGATCGCGCTTGTCAGCCGGGTGACAGAGAACAGTGCCGTCGTCGTCGTCAGCCGGTTCGTGCCGACGTTCGACGACAGCGACATCCGGACGACGCTGGTGACTGCCGAGGGAAATCGAGTCGCCACGACCGACGCTGCGCGGGAGTTCGAGCGGACCGACGCGTTCACCGCGGCCGTCGAAGCGGGGACGAGCCGAACTATCGAGGCCGGCGGGGAAGTGCGCACGTACGTGCCAGTCGAGGGCACCGACTGGATCGCGGTCTCGACAGCTCCGAAGGACGACCTCTACAGCGTCAGTGCGACCGTCGGGCGAAACGTCTTGCTGCTGGCGGTGACGGCGCTCGCCTCGCTTGCGGCCGTCGGCTTCATTCTCGGCCGGAACACGGTCGTCCCGCTCGTGGCGCTCAAAGAACACGTTCGGGCGATCGAATCCGGGTCGCTCGACGCCGATCTGGAGACGGCCCGTGAAGACGAGATCGGCCAGTTGTTCGGGGCGTTCGACAACATGCGCGACGCCCTCGAGGTGCAGTTCCGGGAGGCCCGGCAGGCCAGACACGAGGCCGAGAGCTCGCGCAGGGAGATGGAGCGACAGAACCGGCGGCTCGACCAGTTCGCCTCGACGTTGAGCCACGATCTCCGGAACCCGCTGGCGGTCGCGCGTGGCCACGTCGAACTCCTGCGGACCAAACTCGACGACTCCCAGGGGGAACTGCTCGAACACGTCGAGAAGATCGACGGGGCCCACGGCCGGATCGATTCGATCATCGACGACGTGCTCACGCTGACGCGCAAGGGCGAGTCCGTCGAGGAGACCGAGCGGTTTGAACTCGAAGACGCCGCCCGCGAAGGCTGGGGCAACGTCGACAGCAGGGACGCGACGCTTCGCGTCGAAGACAGCATCGCCATCGAGGGCGACCGGAGCCGGCTGCTGCGGGCGCTGGAGAACCTCTTTCGAAACTCGATCGACCACGTCGGTCCCGAAGTGACTGTGACAGTCGGGCTGACCGAAGACGGATTTTACGTCGAAGACGACGGGCCGGGCATCCCCGACGAGGAAATGGACGCGATATTCGAATACGGCCACACCAACAGCGAAGACGGCACCGGCATTGGCCTGTCGATCGTCAAGACGATCGCCGAGGCGCACGGCTGGTCGGTCTGGGTCGACGGGACGTCGGGTCGCGGCGCCCGGTTTGTCTTCTCCGACGTGTTCGCCACCGAGGAACGCCTGTTCGAGGAGTCGGCGTTCACCTGGGAGCACGCCCGGGCTGACGACGACTAG
- a CDS encoding ArsR/SmtB family transcription factor yields the protein MSIQRLLPSRLDPAPPEEPRVYSLDAEDTQDALDALSAETARTMLSMLYEQPRSPTELREGVGTSLQNVHYHLENLQSAGLIREVGTRYSEKGNEMTVYGPASEAVVFVAGDDDSESRLERTLARVLGAVGLLAGGSLAFGAAVERWLAPGPEPAEPAGPGTMTDASQTATEVVNAVDPALAFFLGGAFVLALVAGRGLLRSQ from the coding sequence ATGTCGATCCAACGGTTGCTGCCGTCGCGGCTGGACCCGGCTCCGCCGGAAGAGCCCAGAGTCTACAGCCTCGACGCCGAGGACACCCAGGACGCCCTGGACGCACTGTCTGCCGAGACGGCGCGAACGATGCTCTCGATGCTGTACGAACAGCCTCGCTCCCCGACCGAACTCCGGGAAGGGGTCGGGACCTCGCTCCAGAACGTCCACTATCACCTCGAGAACCTGCAGTCGGCGGGGCTCATCCGTGAAGTCGGTACGCGATACTCCGAGAAGGGTAACGAAATGACGGTCTACGGGCCGGCAAGCGAGGCCGTCGTCTTCGTCGCAGGAGACGACGACAGCGAGTCGCGACTGGAACGGACCCTCGCCCGGGTGCTGGGTGCCGTCGGGCTACTCGCCGGCGGGAGTCTCGCGTTCGGGGCGGCAGTCGAGCGCTGGCTCGCGCCTGGGCCCGAGCCGGCCGAGCCCGCTGGACCGGGAACGATGACCGACGCCTCCCAGACCGCGACCGAGGTCGTCAACGCCGTCGACCCCGCGCTCGCGTTCTTCCTCGGCGGTGCGTTCGTGCTCGCGCTGGTCGCCGGACGGGGCCTGCTCCGATCTCAGTAG